aAGAGATCGAACTTTCTAAGTCCAAGTGAAGAATTATATAAACTCAATTTATGCGAATTCATATTCCCAACTCACCAATCTAGGGTTTGGAAAATAGAGGGCGGCCGCAGAggtcgagagagagagagagagaggagaatgTTTGATCAGGACAGCGAAAAGTAGCAGCAACTACTTCTACAATTTGTAGCCTCTTCGATCCTCCTCTACCTCCCTCCCCATCCACATAGATGTATGTGACGGTAAAAGCAGCACTTTTACTCGTCTTTCTTCGCAGCTCCTCGCCCTTAAGCTAGCTGTTCCTCTCATCAACGAGTCCCCCACGACATGATGAGGCACTAGCACTGCTCATGGAGATGTGGCTTCCGTTGCCACCATGGGCTTGTGAGAGAAAGGGGGAAAGGGACATGAAGAAAATGCGTATTTAATGTTGGGGTTTGAACAGGGCCTCAGGCTGAATTGCACTAGATAATTTTTATCGAGGGAAGAGAGAAGGCAAATTTAGGGGGCTCCATACGCTGTCCTTTGGGGTTTTGCAATtggttccttcttcttcttcttctttaatttTACCCCATTTCTCCATCGACCGACATCTAGATCTTTCATCTTTTTCCAGTGGGAAATCAGTACTGATCATCTGGCTAGCAAGGCTTGTCGATATGCTTCGGATTcgactctcttttttttcttttttttttcttgaaattttaaagttaattggtTATGAAGTATAATTAAATTCCTCATTTGTTGATGTCGGAGACAATTGGATGGGTAGTAACCAATGCGACGAAGGGTAGGTATATGTGTTTCGGAATTTTGAGAATCAATAAATCAGACACAGCTTGAACAGCGCATCATTTTGCTTCAGTTCCTTCTTTCTGACTTGACTTGGAACTAAACTATTGAATTTGACAGCAAAAAATCCAACTCAGTTCGATCTACTTTTCTGGAACTATGGATTTAGTCAGTCGAAAGTAATTCGATGCATGTGATCGGGTTTGGTGAATTGAAGTTTGAGGAAACCTAAGTTTTGGTCGTCCAGGATGGGACTGATTAATAGAATTGCAGATATTTGAATGCAATTAATTGTTGTTTGCTTACTATCTTACTATCACTGTTTTCTTAAGAATATGTACTTTTTGCTAATTaattttagtaaaatttaaaatgaaattatgttaatatcttttttcttttcaaaataattttaaaacttatagtaattttctctaattattttatataaaaaatatacatggtCATGATTCTCTTTAGTCTTACATTTTAGGATTGACAACACCTCCActagagaaattttataaatatctTGGGCTGATGAAGTTAAAAAGTACCAAgtgtgatattaaattaattttttataaaaaaaaatttattatagtCATTTACTGTTAGAGTTCTCGAGTGTGGTTTGGGGTACTAATTTACatgtatttatttatgtattatattacatATGCAATATGTATGTGCGATGACTAATTGTTGTAATTAGTGAGTAGACTATGGGGTTATTAGCATGGCAACAACTAGCAGTTAGTCAATGCACCCCTTTACAAGTGTAGTCATTTGTAGCTTAATATTACAAGTTGAGTTATTCGTTTAGAATGTTGATACATCCCTTAGGATGTAAGATTTAATAGTTAACAAATTAATATTGTTGATAGTTATCTAAGATAAAATTTGGACTCTTTCTCTTCTAAGTGATAATATTGCTTTTTCCAAGCGCTTATAATTtatcaataattattttttaaaatatttaaaaatgcacTTTAAGTTTAGAAAGGGATATCTTCAAGAGGGGTAAAAGAGCTTTGAGTTTCAAGGGTGTGCCTTGAAGGGCTTTTGTCTCGCGCGTCGAATACAAATAATCCATGATATATTCTGAAGGCTTGATATATAAAAAATTGAATCGCCATTGGCCCTTCTCATCCACGCCATCGATTCCACCAAATGATTGGCTTCACCTCCTCCAAGAGCTCCGCCGGCCAGTCCCAACCTGGCCTGAAACCCCGGCCCTTTACCCTCTGTGTAAGTCTAAATAACACTCTGGGACTCTCCTTTACCTGCACGTCTATGTTGAGATAAAGCATCAGTCTGGacaatcacaaaataaacacACCGCACGCAACCTCTGTCTTCTAATTAGTTGGAACTTGGAACAAGATTACTAATTAACACATGATCCTAATTAATGGGGTGCAGAGAGCACGGCAGCTTTGGAGCAAGCTTTTCTTATATAGTTGGCCAGTTGGGTGACAGGAAGGCCAAAAGGGGGAGGGAATAGGCTGGCGATCAAGGCATCTACAGACTACAGGGAGAGAAAAGAGAacgatagagagagagagagaggcagaAAGAAAGGAATCAAGTTAAACATCGAAAAGGAAATGTAGGAGACGAGGTGGTCAAATGTGCTCCGACCAATACATAAAATCCTATTCCCACCCCAGCAACAAAGCAAGGTTCTACAACGGAATCAAGCTGCCCCCGTGGCCGAGATTTATAAAAATGGGCAATAGTCTGATTTCTGAGGAAGCGGATAGAAATATCCTCATTTGTGATGGTCATATTTGCTttcctaatttatttttctataaataGCGGTGAGACCGGTAGTATGAGATATCCGAGGTTAACATATGATCTTTtgtaaaaaatataacaaaatcaAGTAACTCCTCTCATCCCATAATCATTTGACAGTTGACTATAAACTGATCCCGTGACTTACCTCTCTTCACATAATTTGAGGATGAGATGTGAGAGACGTTTGGAATGAAcataatcaccttttgctacataTAATGGAATTAAACAACCCCAAGGCATAGTCAAGTTGATCACCACGTGATAGATTTGTAGAAATGGGTAAGGATTGATTTCCGACGAAGCCGACAGAAAAATACCCTCCCATATGATAATCTGTTCGATTTCTTGATTTACCTCTCTACAAAGAACTCCGGGCCAGATGTGTGGCGCTCTCGAGGTCAACGTATGACTTTTTGTAGTAATATAATGGAATCAAGAGATCAATTTAACTGAATATTGATTCCGGTCAATTTGACTGAATATATTGAAAgcagtgatttttttaatataaattaaaatttccgaatacattcatgttaaaaaaatctcTGCTCTCAATATAatgtgtcaaattgatgtttgagaatataaatataatcaaaATAATTAGACGAATACAtaaaatctagttttatgacattTTGAGCTCCCTACGTTCATCAACCGATTTTAGCAGAAACTGACTCATGAATTTAGAGAACTCGAAATGATATAAAATTAGATTCTATGTGTTCATATAATTCTTTGAATTATATTTATacctttaaatattaatttgacatactatattgagaataataattttttaaacataaattaaacttTTTAATTGATTACTATCGTGTAATTATCATTCGACTATGAAAAGTAACTTTAATCAATTGTCACAATGTTATAATTcatctatttttaaataattgatttatattaaaaaatcattacttttaatatattatgctaaattgatatttaagaatATAGATATAATTAAGAAAATTAGATAAACACAGAATCTGATTTTATGTCATTCAAAATTCCCTAGGTCCATCAGTTGGTTTCTTCTAAAATTagactgatggatctagagagctgGGAATAACATAGAACTAAATCTTATGTATTTATCTTGTTCTTTTCATTATATTCACTCTTAAACATTAATTTGacatattatattaaaaaaaataattttttaaacataaatcaatcattttaattttttttaaaaaaataatcaattggTACCATATATGCCTATCGATTAAGGATCTTACTATGTTGGTgaataatatctcatattgattgttatattataataattaattaggaATAATAAAGAGGGATAAAATGAGTATAGGATatgtaatttgataattttaaacttAGATGATTTTACAAACTGTAGATACGTGATTCTTAATTTGCCGTtccaattttgaaaagaaaaaaaaactcatttggtaataacttttaaatattttgattAGTTTTAGTATAAATGGTTGTATTGGTTTTATAAtctatttagatttaaattttaaagaaaaaatctcATGTAATTATTttggtaaaaaaattattatatgtaATTTTTGAGTCATTAACTCTTTCAAAAAGGACCTTTTACATTGTCTATTGACCTTTTGAACCATCcatttgaattcaaaatttaaaaatggtTCTCTGCCCCCAAAATCAAAAGAGATCAGTTCTAACACCAATctgattatcttttttttttttttcttttcttttcttgttgtgTAGGAAAGTGAGGCAGCGTCTCGTATAATCATGAGAAACTAGTGAAGAGATTTTTATGAATATGAATCATTTAATATTCACAATAAAATATAGGAGAAAAATTAAGTTGCTAATCGATCGGCAAACCATCATCACAACATATATATAAACAGTGTTCATCCAGATTAGAAGCTTTAACCTATGAGTGAACTTGATATTTGTAAAACTGAGTTTACTAAAAAACAAATAGTAAAATCAAGTAATTCTTGCATAGAAATTGATATCTCAGAGACTCAGACTCGGAGGATAGTCTACAGTTGTCTAATATGAATAATTTCTCTACACATTTTCCACTGAACAGGTCAGGTTTTACCATAATTTATAATGAGATGCATGCAAATCCTCGATAATCCAACATCTTTCAATAACAGTCAATCGTTTTAGATTGTTATAGTTGGCAACATTGCGCGTTGAAATACAGTAACTTTGTTCGTGTATGGAAGATAAAATTATCTCAGGTGCAAAATATACCCAAATTCCATCATTAGTAATTTTAGTATGCTGGTCTAGCatctataaaatatatttaaaaacgGAATTAATTGCTAATGATTAACAAAGTAGACCACAATCATTCATTTTCATCTCCTCAATGGTGTAACAGTTGAATAGGCATCATATTAAAGCGCATATAGACATGAGCTAGGCATTGGCAGCACAATTTAAAAATCTATGATGCATTATATTCCAATTTAAGATAATGTCTAGCAAACTAGAAAAGGAATTTCCAGGCAtactaattatatatattaattaacagTTTCCAAGAtggaaggaaaactaatattaaaTCAGGGCATAGAGTGATAGCAAGCCGTTGGAAACTAATAAACTATTCCTAATCGAAATCCATGCAGTACATATTATGACCAAATCAAGGAAAAAGTAATGAAATTAGCATTTGAGTATTTTTGACAATGAAATGAAAGATAGATTATGCACAAAGCGAAACAAAAACTAGAGGAGAGAGCGTCCTAACTGCCTGTATAAAGTAGCTCTCAGAAACAGTTGACATTGCCAAAGTACTTTACAATTACAAACCCATTCAAATGACCTTTTCTATctccctttttaattttttttatttagttttatttttaaattaattctgtttattaatttttaattaatacttatatatttttaattttatttaatttttatttagtttgatttttaattaattttatttattatttttcattaatagatttttaaaatttttatttagttttattttttaattaattttgtttattattttatcattaatacttatatatatatatatatatatatatatatatatacatattaattttatttaatttttatttagttttattttttaactaagtttgtttattatttttcattaatacttatatatattttaattttatttaatttttagttttattttttaattaatttgtttattgctttttcattaatacttaattttatttaatttttatttagttttttaaattaattttatttattattttttaattttatttagtttttatttagttttatttcattaatcaattttgtttatttagTATATGTAATAATACAATAAAAACATTCAAATATataaaactataatttttaatcaatattgcctccaaattttttatataagtgtcatcttattcataaaaataaataaataaataaaaataaaaataaattgataaaaaaatatcctattgataaaaaaataaattgaattaattaaaaataaaactaaataaatttaaagatATATAAatatgagagttatttttaaacaaaattaataaaaaaataaaattaaatgaaaaataaataaaattaagaaaataaaaagaaaagggtaGAAGAGACATTTGAAacggggagagagagagagagagagagagagagagagagaaggtggGAGGGGGATGTGAGGCCGTGAGGGGGAAAAGCAGCTCTCTAATTGTACACGTTGAAAGTTGAAACACACCAAATTCAAAGGACTGAGGCAAGAAAaatcttcaaaatcaattttaacaaCTACTATTTCCAGTACTAGACGCCAAAAGAAAAATGCACCAGTGCATAAAGAATATGAATGCCGCTGAAATTAGAGTCACATAAGGTTCTAACACCGAATATGCATCATTTATGATTTATAAAGTAACAGCAGAAATATGACTTTCAAACCTAATAAACAGAGGACAATAGAATACAATCCACATTGTCTTGTTGATGAAAACAGACGCTTCACTATTGCGAACACGGATAAAGTCCGCATCAAGCCGGCATAATTATCTCCTTTTGGCAACATTAAGCCCGCAAAATTTCTCCTTTTGACTGGCACGATACTTACACATTCAGCTAGACGTTATCATAGAGTCACTAAACGACCGAACCTGGGGCATGTAGAAGATATGGAATATTAACAAAATGTGCAGCTTGCTGATACAATTTAAAGGTGCCCATAACAGTGAGAAAATACAGAGTAACTTTTAAGCACAATGATTAATCTAATTGAATTTAGACAGAAGGATATTAAATACCATTCCTTCCCTATGATAATAACAAATAGACATTACCCGTTAAAAGCCTACTAAGGATGTCTCCATCAAACCAAAGTAGCATTCTGGAATCCCATTGCATGGAGGAAATGTCTCGGTAAGAATTTACAACCTGTAGACTTTTTCTGCTTTCTCCTTTTCATCTTTGCTAGAACTAGTTGCTTGAGTAAAATATACAGTCGAATAAATTGGTGGAGAGTTCTGATCCAGACTTCCATTGGGCCTCAGTATATGCTTTGCTCCTGCACTAAGTTTGACAGGTCCTGATCTTTTATGGCTAGATTTTGAGCAAACAAATCCACCAGAAGCTACCACATTATCTTTCTCATTATCTGTAACTGGACAGCTGACATCAACCGCTGAACTCACACAAGCATTCACTTCGGATGCAACTGCATTATCTTTCTGTCCAACTGGCTGTTCTCTGCTCACTGATGCTGTAAAATTCAAGTCTTTTTGCAGTTTGAGGTTAGGCCTTTTTGCCGTTTCCATGTCTTTCTCGTCTGCAGAAGCAAAtctttttctccctttgtttGAATGATCTTGACTATTATTATGAACAAAGATGAATCCACCGCCATAATTGACTTTGATTTTGTCTCCATAATTTGAGGATGTGAAACTGTAATTTTTTGTTGCCGACCCAGTAATGGAGGAAGGGTCAAACATGATGGGAGCATATGATTCATATGTATGTGAACTTCTGTTACTACTGGAAGGGAAAGACACAACTGGTCTTGGATGCATGGAAGCGTGAGGATAACCACTATTGGCCTGCATGTTGCACGAATGGTACATTGAAGTAGGATAACGAATAAAATGATGGGAACTTGTTGAATCTTGCATCCACTGTGGAAGCTTTTGTATAGGCGTTGCTCTTGATGCTTGAGTAGAAACTTGACTCGGAAAAGTGGGATGGGAAGTTGATGGAACACTATAAGATAGACTTTGACCATGCTCGCAATTGTTTGAATTTACTAGCATATGATGGCGTATGTTTGGGGGATATGGACTCCAAAACATTTTCCTTTTCTCCACATCAACAGACTGAGTTTCCACTCTGCCATGAACCGTAGAGTGTCTATTCATAAATGATTGAGAGGGAACTAAACTTCGTGAAAGGTCAAAATGAAACCCACAGTCTCCACTGGTTGAGGAACATCCACCATTCAACGTCCACTCATATCCAAAACCAAGATGCATACAATTAGGTGTACATTTCTCTGGTGATATGGAACAATAGTTTGAAGGGATCTCCAATGACCCAGATTCTGTTTGAACAATGCAATCGTCATGAGGCGATCTCTTTGAAACAGGTTTATACATCCTCAAGTTGTGGCAATTTGTAGCATGGTATTCTTTGTTGTAGCTACCAACAGTCACATTTTTTCCCATCAAGCGCATTGTTGGTTGGATGACAGATTGCATGCCTAGCTCAAAGGCTCTGTCTGACCGAAACTCAATACTATCAGAGCAACTTTCAGTTATAATATGATCCCTACAAGTGGGATGAGAAAATTCCAGTTGTCCAGGATCACAGTGATTAAATTGAGCCTTTTCATCGTAGGTTTGATTCTTCAGTTTCTCAAGAGCTTGCAACTCAACAGAACCCAAGTCAGATAACACAGCTTGTCCAAGTGAATTGTATTGCTTCAAGAACCAATTCTGATCAACATCATGGTTTGATGAAATAAAAGGAAACTTACCTCTAGTCCAGACATAGCTAGAGTGTGGCAGACAATGACTAGTGGAAGGAAAAAACTGAAGAGAGCTTAATTGTGATTTTGAAACCTTATCCATCTCACAAGAATCATATCTTGTCCTTGGATGAAACTGGATAAACTCTCCCTGTGAATTAAGAGGCAATCCGATGAAACCTTCATTAAACTTGTCCCTCCTAATTGGTCCTCCAATTGATGTTGGTTCTACAAAAGTTTTTGTATAAACAGAAGAGTGAGTGCTAGTTAATGTATCTTTTGCTAACTGGTATGTTTGGTGAAATTTAGGGAAATCATTGCATGCATCTATTACTTGGTGCATTGGATGAGTTTTTCCAACAATTGGGTTCAAGTGACTTTGGCCTAAACAAGATAAACTATCTTGGTTCCAGAGAAGAGTAAGATTACTACATGCATTAGAAACTGAAATACCCTTGCCTATAGGATCTTTTGACCTGTTTGTATGGTCTGCTGAAATAGAAAGACTTTGTTCTTGACAGACCCCAGTTTCTGGATCAAGCCTACTATTATTTACCAGTCCAAGATTATTCATATCAACTGAGCAGTTGGAACTAGGTGTTGACATGAAGCCATCCTGACATATGCAATTTAAATCCACGTTCTCATCGACTGGATGATTCAGATCCAAAATTTCAATCATGGGAGTCCTCTTTGCGATCGAGGAATTAGCAGCAGCATGAGCAAAACAGCCATTGAATTGAGTTTCTGAGGAAGTTTCACTGGGTGGGATGCTGTTAGTAATAAGCTCTTTACCATTCAAAATTATTTGTGTTTCTTCATCAATCGTGTTTAACTGAGCTCCTTCACTTGCAGAAGGATATTTACTTAAACTGTCTGTACTTGATGATGCAGTCAAAACATCAGAAACTATTTTGCAGAGTGTTCCCAAATGAGGCAGCTGCAGAGGTAAACTGCCTCTGGCATTCAGTAGAGTGTCACCTTTACCAGAAATAGTCAAATTTTCGGTTGGATCATGATAAAGCTCCACAAGGTCACTATCCAATGGCTTCacccttttctttctcttctttgtaGAATTGCTCCATTTTCTCTTCTTGACTCTAGTAATTCCAGGAGGTATCCTTGTGACCCCCTGATTTCTGGGTACAAACTTTGAAGTCTGAACAAGTCTAAAGATATGTTTCTTTAATAAGGTTCTCATGGTTGCTGTCTTCACCTGTTTATGGACAAGCTTTTTGTGCATCTTTATAACCTGCTTCTCATGCACTTTGCTTCTCAGTATTTTGTACACATCAGCTGGAGATGGCATGTAAAGCTTACAAGTTTCCTCCTGGAAGAGGAAGGGCAAGTGATCAAAGAAAAGCACATAAGCATAAAGCAGGAGACTTCCTTTAAAGATTATTCTCCTTAAGAGGAGAACGTAACAAAAACAAACTCTTAAACAATTAGAATGTTTAAAACTTCAATTCTTAACGTGCATTACTCATTCTACTTATTTGCTTTACAGGAGTCTTTTTAGTTTGTATTCCTTGTTTTAGAGCTTCTCAGACTTTGCATAACCAAAGTTATAGTTCTTCCTACCCTTTAATTTTTATTCTTCTCCGTGTTGACTTTTGTAATCGACAAATTATATTTGTCAAAAAATGTGCATGGCTCAATTTTCAACTGGATATTATATCAATGCCCTACTAGTTGCATCAGATGCTAATATAACACATCTTTATATACTTGATTTCTCTTTTAGTTTCTACTCTGATGGTACCTTTGCCCTTAGCTTCAATTACATCTCCATTTCCCATCTTGACTTTAGAAGTAACTGTAGTATCTATGTGTCGAGAAATGTACGCTTATTTCCAAACATATATGATCACTACAACTACCATGTATATACCCAATGTTATCTTTTCCATGGATTGACGCAGTTGGTATCTTTATGAGTGGTTGCTCCAATAGGTTTTGGGGTCAATTACCAGTGGGTACAAAATGTCTTGCTGAGTGCCTGAGTTCCCCATGCAAAAGGCTACTGCACTAGGGCAAATGCCCCCTGTGATTTACCCTCCTTCGGAGAATGTGGGGTTGCCCTGAGGGGCCGCTAAGATGATGACTTTACCTTTTGCTCCAATGTTATCTTTTCTACAAATGCATTTAACATATGGAAGAATGATTGACCATCTCTTTAAAAAAattgacttgattttttttttttttcttttttcacatCTGCAACTATCTGTAACAAGGCCTAACTTATTGTATATATTGCATTGAAACTTTCCTTTCCACTATCAATTGATTAATACTATAATTTGTCTTCATGTAAATATCTCATGAGACTTTTTAGTTGAAGGAGTTCATACCTCTATTGTTGTTTCTTTAGGATTTATCTTCTCATTGTTGATTTGTTTATCATTTTTCTTCACAATCTTGTTAAGTGTGAAATTTAACTTACACTGAAATGCATTTCATTAACTCATCAAGGTTTCTTAACTTCCTTTGCTCAAAAGATAATAAAAGTAGCTCATCACTTGAACTGGTAAATCAAAACAATATTTGATTCTTTGATAGAAGCTATATTTCATAATCGTATTTCTCTAACATGTCAATTAAAATATTTTGCACGTCTATTCATCAATAATTTTATCTGCATATTACCTCACATGATTCATTATCAGCATGAACTTTTTAAAATAGttcatcttttcttttccttctcctttttaGGATTCTCTAAATCTCTTCTTAAAGAcaaattcaatttttcaaaatttatgattTCTTTTAAACTCTTCTTGCAGTATGCTCTACTATGCTTTGTGCctcctttatatattttttttctcccaTAAATCTCCAAAAAATTTCATTAATAACAACTGGTTGGGTTAGGTTACGGCTCTAGCATCACTTGATTGATATCCAAATGATTTCTTTAATACAAGTGAACAACATCACTCAGAGATGTATTCTAACTTGGCTCCTCATCTCTTAAATTCACTATTCACCATAATCATATTAAAATTGCAGCATAATTTCCATTTTCATCTTCCAAACATCATAATCATTAAATAAAGGAGGAAATTATTAGATAAAAACGAAAAAGCTTATCATTTTCTTTATGTATAGTAGTGTAGATCAAATTAAATCATATAGAATAACATAGGGATGGCATACACACCAAATGTCCTAGATTGAGATTCGGGAGGCAAAGCTACGCATCCTGTACTAAAATGAGGCAAGGCCAACTCTATTGGAATAATTGGCACCTCAACATTTCAGTTTAACTACTCACCCTATCTGAACACCCGATTGAATACCACTAATACAAAAATAAGAGGACCAAATGGCTAACTTAATTATGAAAATACTAAGTTGAAAATATATATGCAGAGGAGGGCTTATTGAGTGGCTATGGTTGCTGCCCTCAATTTTTTCAGTCAGTACCTACTGAGTGGAGGTCCATTATATCCTTTGTGCTTACAGTTACACTCACAACATTGCCAGCTTAATTAGCGAGTTTATAAGTTCAAAATGTAGTATTTTTTGAGATATGAAGATGGATTAATCTACAGTTACCATTTACACTCTAGAGATATAATCAACTCAGATAAATTTCTTGACTCAAATGTGAACGAGACCTTTAATTAAGTCGCTACATCTACATGATCCTTTAAGATGAGGTATAAAAGTGAATTATTGCCTCGGAGATAGTCAGTCAAGGTGCCAAATTTTTTCATATACaatcattattatttttagtaactATGTTCTCCAAATGGAAACTTTAGCCTAAGTTGTTGATAACAGCTTTTTTGTGTATATCTCATGTACAACAAAGTTAACTACAGAAGGAACAATTTGCAGAAAGTAAGAATAAGCTCAAATCCGTGGGTCGTGTACCAGGACCACACCATTAGTATTAAGCACTGAACTCAAAGTTCTCTGAAAAATAGATACCGTTATTGGATGAAATTACTAAAAGGAAAGGATGAAAATTGAAAGGTGTGCTTTTAAGACACACCACATAAACACTCAATTCACAGCTAGTTGGTTCAGTGTAGGTTTTTTAGTCTATATATTCCAGCTATGGTCGGGCCCCTACAAGCATGTTTACCGCATGAAATATCAGTAGCCTAGGCTCCTAAAGTTGCCAAACTTCCATACCCACAAGTGGCCTCCCTCCACTGACCACGTAACTTGATTAAGTAATGCATATTCTTGTAAAACATATGGAAGAATTAatgataaggaaaaaaaaaagacacaAGATCCGCACGACTACAGTCGACAGCTGACAGCTACAGCCACACATTACTAATCTACTATGCACAGTGTTTGAGTTAGGAATTATTCcgaacatatagatatataaaGGATGAGGGTAAAATCTGTCGTTCGAAGAAGTTGCCGCATACCTTTTTGGCTGCACGGATCTCATCTTGCTTGTGTTTCTTCATAACCTTCGTCTTAGGCTTTAACTTTTTCTTTGCCCCAATCTTATCCATCAGCATCTTCCGGCATGATCCATCTTTATTCCGCTTCTTTCTTTCCCTTATTTCGATCCCTTCCCCAACCCGCAAACTGCTATGTGACGCGACGGCAGCTCCTTGCTTCTTGCCGCCACCGCGTCGATGATCTTGGCGATCTTCCTCATGTGTGATACGAATCGGCGGGGCCACCGCAAAGAGCTCGATAATGGACCTTTTCTTGGGCGTTCTTTGTTTTGCCCGGGAAGACGGAGGGCGAGTTCTCTCCTGCCGCTCCTCCGCTGAAGCTTCTCGGTCTCTTTCCAGGTCGACTCCAGAAGTCTCTGCCGAAATATTTAGCTGTACTTGGACAGCAGCAGCATCCACGGAAACCTTGCGTAAATCAAGACCACCGGCCGCCGCGACCACGGATCGAACTTCCCGCAGCTCGTCTGCCCACCACTGGAACTTCCGAATCGGCATCGGAGGCAGAGACCGCCCTTTCCGGTCCTCCAAAAATGGCCAGCACTTCTCATAGTC
This genomic stretch from Zingiber officinale cultivar Zhangliang chromosome 7A, Zo_v1.1, whole genome shotgun sequence harbors:
- the LOC122000762 gene encoding uncharacterized protein LOC122000762; translation: MAVAEIFSIREFAWKMRGVDYEKCWPFLEDRKGRSLPPMPIRKFQWWADELREVRSVVAAAGGLDLRKVSVDAAAVQVQLNISAETSGVDLERDREASAEERQERTRPPSSRAKQRTPKKRSIIELFAVAPPIRITHEEDRQDHRRGGGKKQGAAVASHSSLRVGEGIEIRERKKRNKDGSCRKMLMDKIGAKKKLKPKTKVMKKHKQDEIRAAKKEETCKLYMPSPADVYKILRSKVHEKQVIKMHKKLVHKQVKTATMRTLLKKHIFRLVQTSKFVPRNQGVTRIPPGITRVKKRKWSNSTKKRKKRVKPLDSDLVELYHDPTENLTISGKGDTLLNARGSLPLQLPHLGTLCKIVSDVLTASSSTDSLSKYPSASEGAQLNTIDEETQIILNGKELITNSIPPSETSSETQFNGCFAHAAANSSIAKRTPMIEILDLNHPVDENVDLNCICQDGFMSTPSSNCSVDMNNLGLVNNSRLDPETGVCQEQSLSISADHTNRSKDPIGKGISVSNACSNLTLLWNQDSLSCLGQSHLNPIVGKTHPMHQVIDACNDFPKFHQTYQLAKDTLTSTHSSVYTKTFVEPTSIGGPIRRDKFNEGFIGLPLNSQGEFIQFHPRTRYDSCEMDKVSKSQLSSLQFFPSTSHCLPHSSYVWTRGKFPFISSNHDVDQNWFLKQYNSLGQAVLSDLGSVELQALEKLKNQTYDEKAQFNHCDPGQLEFSHPTCRDHIITESCSDSIEFRSDRAFELGMQSVIQPTMRLMGKNVTVGSYNKEYHATNCHNLRMYKPVSKRSPHDDCIVQTESGSLEIPSNYCSISPEKCTPNCMHLGFGYEWTLNGGCSSTSGDCGFHFDLSRSLVPSQSFMNRHSTVHGRVETQSVDVEKRKMFWSPYPPNIRHHMLVNSNNCEHGQSLSYSVPSTSHPTFPSQVSTQASRATPIQKLPQWMQDSTSSHHFIRYPTSMYHSCNMQANSGYPHASMHPRPVVSFPSSSNRSSHTYESYAPIMFDPSSITGSATKNYSFTSSNYGDKIKVNYGGGFIFVHNNSQDHSNKGRKRFASADEKDMETAKRPNLKLQKDLNFTASVSREQPVGQKDNAVASEVNACVSSAVDVSCPVTDNEKDNVVASGGFVCSKSSHKRSGPVKLSAGAKHILRPNGSLDQNSPPIYSTVYFTQATSSSKDEKEKAEKVYRL